The Eptesicus fuscus isolate TK198812 chromosome 20, DD_ASM_mEF_20220401, whole genome shotgun sequence genome contains the following window.
GCTTTCACTTCTACCAAAACGAAGTCCTAGCATCCACTCCTTCCTCTCAGCTCTTACCACTCCAAATTTGACTTCACTTAACCCTGCAAACTCAGGACTTGCTCAGGTCCCTTGGATAACTGTAAAGGCAGTAAAGCACAGTGGCCAAGAACATGGAATCTGAAGCCAGCTGCTCGGATTGGAGTCTGACACCTTCCCTTCTTAGTCTCGTCAAGTGTCGATGTTTCCTCAGTCGTAAAATGGGGACACGAGTACCAACCTCTTaagagttgtgaagattaaaattaACTCATGTGTGTAAAGTTCTTAGAACAGCCCTGGCCCAGAGTAAGCTTGCACTTAACGACTGCTTTGGATCTGAGTACCTCCGCCAGTGTGCATGAGAATCACAGGGCAGCACATATTAAAAGGCGGATCCCAGGCCCGCCCCAGAATATGGAACCTTAACCATCCAACTTTACTACTTAAAAGCATGTACCATATGTGAACACgagattaaattttaaatggaaaaataatttagaaaatgttaaatttcttGACTCCTGGCGTGTTTTTTTACACCAAGCTGTCAGTGTGTTTGCCATTGTCTTGTGTAGCAGTATGCATTAAAAGTAACGCTGaagtcaaaacaaaaagaaaaaccaaataaagaaaaataaagtataacaCTGAGTCTTTCATATGAAAGTAGcatttagccctgactggtttggctcagtggatagagcgtcggcctgcggactgaagggtcccgggttcaattcgtcaagggcatgtaccttggttgtgggcacatccccaatggcgggtgtgcaggaggcagctgatcgatgtttctctctcatcaatgtttctaacactctatccttctcccttcctctctgtaaaaagtcaataaaatatattttaaaaaaaaagaaagtagcatTTAGCTTTCACTAGTTTCCTAACAGAACAGTTATTCATAGACCCACGTATTTCTATAATCTAGTTTTCAAGCCCAACTCCGGGTGATCAGTGCCATTTGGCATCAGAGGATGAATTTTGTAACCACTCACTGCTCTGATCCAGGAACCGGCATGGTAAGTATTTTACCCcggggaggagaggaagccagagggCTGCAGAATGCGTGTACCAGCAGTGGGCCCGGCACTGGTTAACTCCTTTATATTCACGCCTCACTTACCCCTGCCTTGCAGTGATACCCCGTTTCACAGATGCCGTGaggcttctgtttcctcatataGAACTTGTCCAACTTGCAGTCGATAAAATGTACATCTGGATGATAGTATGTTTCACTCTATCAAGTTTCAACAAACTTTTTGTACAGAGATGTACATTCTACATCAGCGAAAGAGGTTGGGACGTTTATTATGCTGTTTCCTTACTGGGTTTCTTAGGTGCACTACTAGTGCCGCATGTGGCCCCCGTTAGCCTCACTACTTTCCCACGAGTCTTGAAATATACTGAGGTGCTGAGATGAGTTCATTAGTTCTGGATAATGCTAACCTAATGTGCTCTAGCCAGGAAACCAAGTCTCCTCTTCCCGCTCAGCACCAAGGAAGCGCAGGAGGCTGCACCCAGTTTGCAAAGGCTTTATTGGTAAATACGCTTTAGAAAAGATGGATCCTTTTGCTTCCAAGTCAGTGGAATGAAGAGCCGTGTCCAGGGACACATCAAGTGGAGCCAAGGGGACTGATGCTTTGTCCACCTCTTACTCATAGATCCAGTCAAAAGCACAAGACTTGTAGTCAACCAGTTCTTCAGGCTTAAACCACAGGCTGATTTCTCTCTCAGCACTTTTTACTGAATCACTGCCGTGAATGATgttcctaagaaagaagaaagacttAGTTACCTCATTTCGAAGTGCAAAAGGCTGTGGAATGGGTAAAGCCCAGGACAACCACTGCAGACCTTTTCAGCCAAATTGCCACTTGAATCAGGAAACTATCCCAAAGTATTTCCTCTTTAAAAGCAACTATAAAAGCACTtaacccagccctagctggtttggctcagtgggtagaatgtcaccctgcggactaaaaggtcccaggtttgattccggccaagggcacatgccccggttgtgggctcgattcccctccccccagtagggggcgtataggcggcagcaatcaatgattctctcattgaattttctctctctagccctctctgaaataaataaaactatatttttgaaaaaaataaaagtatgtgtctatcatttaaaaaaaaaaaaaaaagcacgtaATCCAAAACACCCCTTGGTTCAACTTCATTATGCTTCCAACTTTCCCCCTTTGACATAGTGCTCGTGCCCtgcccaggtagctcagttggttagagcattgtcccagtatgccaaggttgcaggttcaacccccagtcaaagcatatacaagaatcaaccaaggaatgcataaataagtggaacaaatcaatgtttctctttctaaaaataagttaaaattttaaaaataaaaatagtgcttATATTCTAAGAATGCTGTACCACAAAACATTCCTTctctaattttgaaaaatatggaaATAGTCAAAACCTGAActagtgccctggccggtttggctcagtgaatagagcatcggcctacggactgaagggtcccgggtttgattccagtcaggggcgcaggctcggtccccactagggggtgtgcaggaggcagccgatccatgattctctcatcatcgatgtttctgtcttcctccctctcccttactctctgaaatcaataaaaatatattttaaaaataccctgaAGTAGTGATATATTCATTATCAAGGGCATTTTTTGCTGCATTTTCTTAACACTAATTTGCAAAGCCCAACCAAGACATACATGCTTATTAACAATCCCTTTATTCCATTGGAATCTCGTAACTGGAAAGTTTCTGGACAGATGTTGTATAGGTGAGGGGCCCAAAAGGTAAAGGGACAGACCCATGGACATAGTGCCACAAACAGCAGAGCTGAGGCTAGAACCCTGCCTTTCCCCGTACTCTGCTTTCCGCTGTCAGAAAGCTCCCTTGTGCACTGTCTTGTTAGAATGTGAAGTAGCCTAGGGAACAGCTATTTAAAACactttgagccctagctggttttgctcagtggatagagtgtcagccttcggaccaaagggtccctggttcgattccagtcaagggcacatgcttgggttgctggctcgattcctcagtagggggtgtgcaggaggcaactaatgaatgattctcatcattgtttctatctccctctctcttcctctgaaatcaataaaaatacatttaaaaacaaaacgaaacactTTCATCCAATGATAATTACCACCTAATTTAGAACTTCAAATTCTCCTAAAATGGGGATATGCTAAATGATTTTTATAAGTGAACCTCAGGACTTACCTGCCAACTTGAATGCAAAAGTCTCCACGAATGGTGCCTGGCTTAGAATCTGCTGGATTGGTCTCCCCAAGCATCAGTCTCCCCGTCTTCACCACATTCAGCCCCTCCCAGACCTTGACAGTAGGGAAAAGGAACATCAGGTCTGCCATTCAGGACCATTAAGAACTAACACCCCTAACAGCACACATGAAGCAGACCCATCAGTGACATGAGTATCCGCTAACCTCAGCAGACAGTAGGGGGCCTGCCCAAAGTATTCCATCTAGGATACAGAGAAAAAGTCTACGCAACTGGGCAACTTTCTAGTCTAGCTGAGGTAGAGATAAACAATACTGCAGAATCCGTATGCAGCCACAAACACGAAGGGCAGAGAAAGTGATCAAATTGGAATAGGATCAGTGGGAAGAGCATCCCAGAAAACAGCAACAGATGGCAAAGATTGACATGAAAAGGGAAAGTGTATTCCTGGGAGGAACAAAGAATAAAAGGTCATCCTCACGGAACAGGAAGTAGATCTCCTTTCTCAGTCATTTCAGTGGTTCCCTACTGTACCCTCTACTTCCACTCCCAACTGGACCTTAACGCCACAGGAAGGAATAGCCTGCTTTGTGTCTAGCCTGGGAGTACACAGAACGTTCCCTAAGCTCTGACTCCTTTTTCCTCCCAAGCTCCTAGTTGCTCCATTAACTAAACTCCAGCAGGCTCCATCTGTAAAACAAGGAAACTGGAAGATGTCTAAAAAAGCAAGTCACTGACCAAGGCCAGTGACTGTCAGCCCTCATCTTCCTtggtttcccttcctccctggcaAGCACTTACCATGGCCACCACAGGCCCCGAGTTCATGTACTTCACCAGCCCCGGGTAGAATGGGCGGTCTTTCAGGTCAATGTAGTGCTGCTTCAGGAGTTCCTCAGAGGCCTGCCACCGCAGAGAGGGCACCGATTAGTGACTAAACTGGGCAGGCTCGAATATGGCTCCATCCCCGTCTCAGAACCTATTACCATGGTGGCCAATTTAGTATTTCAGCCCACATTCATAAGgtgtgtgtattaaaaaaaaaaaaaaaaatcccatccaAACCATGAAACTTTTACGGAAAGACTGTTCTGCTCATGACGGCACCCTCATATCGTCAATGACTGTTATGGATGTTATAATCCTTAAAGTAGATGGTTTGAGGGCCAAGGCTTAGGGACTTAGCGGATGCAACTGAAATAGGCCAGATGGAGGCCCTAGCCGACTCCGGTGGCCCTTCACAAGGCCCCTTTAAACATTTCAGATGTGAGCTGGGAACATTCTCCTGTTCACTGATGAGCTTGGTTAACATTTCAGAACTTGGGTCCTTATCCCTTAAGGTCCAGATCTGCGTGCCCCAAACTTAATGTGGAAAACAATTACTGCCGTCCTCCAAGGGAGCCC
Protein-coding sequences here:
- the LOC103297044 gene encoding nucleoside diphosphate kinase B codes for the protein MANMERTFIAIKPDGVQRGLVGDIVKRFEQKGFRLVAMKFLRASEELLKQHYIDLKDRPFYPGLVKYMNSGPVVAMVWEGLNVVKTGRLMLGETNPADSKPGTIRGDFCIQVGRNIIHGSDSVKSAEREISLWFKPEELVDYKSCAFDWIYE